The nucleotide sequence CGATCTTCGGCGTGCTCAGGTACGGCTGGTACCTGAACGAGATGGCCGGGCTGTTCCTGCTCATCGGCATCGTCGGCGCTTTTGTGGGCGGCATCCGTCCCAACAGGATGGTGGAGCTGATGATCGAGGGCGCCAAGTCGGTCGCCGGGGGCGCGCTGGCCATCGGCGTGGCGCTGGCCATTCAGGTGGTCATGAAGGACGGCAACATCACCGACGCCGTCATCCACGGGCTGGTCGCGCCGCTGCAGGGACTCGGCGTCTACGCTTCCGCCGTGCTGATGTCAGTGGGCCACTGCCTGATCAACTTTCTGATCCCCTCCGGCTCCGGCCAGGCGATGGCGACGATGCCGGTGATGATCCCGCTCTCCGACCTGGTCGGCATGACCCGTCAGGTGTCCGTGATGGCGTTCCAGATCGGCGACGGCGTCACCAACCTGTGCTATCCCACCGTTGGCGGCATGCTGGCCATGCTGGCGCTGACCCGCGTGCCCTTCGACCGCTGGTTCCGCTTCGTGTTTCCGCTGGTCGTCAAGGTGGTGCTGCTCGGCTGGGTCTTCATGTGCGTGGGGATCGCCATCGGCTGGAATTGAGCCATGAAGAAGCCTGACTTTAACGCTCGCGCCAAAGAACTTGAAAGCGCCATCGTCGCCTGGCGGCGGCATTTTCATTCTTTTCCCGAGCTTTCTTTCGACGAAGTGAAGACCAGCGATTACATCGCCGCGGCGCTGACGGAGATGGGCTGCGAAAACGTGGCCGTTGGCACGCGCGGCCGTCCCACCGGCGTCATCGCCGACATCGCGGGCGGACTCCCGGGGCGGCGGGTCGCCCTGCGCGCCGACATCGACGCGCTGCCGATCGCGGAAGAAACGGGGCTGCCGTTTTCCTCACGGCATCTCGGCGTCATGCACGCCTGCGGGCACGACGGCCACATGGCCATGCTGCTGGGCGCGGTGCGGATGCTCTGCGAAGTGAAGACGCAGCTGCATGGTTCGGTGCGGCTGATCTTCCAGCCCTCGGAAGAGTCGGCCGAGTTCGTGCAGGGGGCGCGGGCTGTGGTGGAGGACGGGCGCGCGCTCGACGGCGTGGACGCGATCTTCGGCGTGCACCTGTGGAGCCCGCTGCCGCCGGGCGTGCTGGGCTGGCGCGCCGGGCCGATGATGGCCTGCTCCGACTCGTGGACGGTGAAGCTGCACGGACAAGGCGGGCACGGCGCTTCGCCCCACCAGACGCACGACCCCACCGTGGCGGCGGCGCAGCTGATCTGCGCGCTGCAAACTTTCGTCAGCCGCGAGCTCGACCCGCTCAAGAGCGCCGTACTCTCCGCCGGGGTCATGAAAGCCGGCGGAGCGTTCAACGTCATCCCTTCGGAAGCGGAGCTGATCGGCACGGCCCGCTCCTTCGAACCGCAGATCAGCCGCGACTGCGAGGCGTTCATCCGCCGCATGGCCGAGAACATCGGCGCGGCCTTCCGCTGTACGGCGGAATTGGATTACCGCCGCAACCTGCCGCCCACCGCCAACGATCCGGCCATGGCGCATCTGGGCGCGGAAACCGGCCGCGAAATCTTCGGCGCCGACATGGTGCGTGAAGTGCCGCCGACCATGGGCGGAGAAGACTTCAGCTTCTACCTCGAAAAAGTCCCCGGCGCATTCTTCTTCATTGGCTGCGGCGACGCCGCCAAGGGAACCGACTGGCCGCACCACCACTGCAAGTTCACCATCGACGAATCCCAACTCCGCAAAGGCGCGGCCTTCGAAGCCGCGTGCGCCTGGGCGTTCCTCGATCAATAGCGCGCAGCGCGCACAAAGTCCCCGCTTCCGTTTGGAAGCGGGGACTTTGTGCGTTAATCCTTTTTCATTTCGTTCAGGAACGTCGCGCCGAGGATCAGGGCGCCGCCGGCGAGTTGCAGCGGCGTCATCGACTCGCCGAGGATCAGCCAGCTCATGAGGATCGCCGAGAGCGGATCGATGTAGCTCAGCGCCGCCGTGGTCTGGGCGGGCAGGCGGCGCAACGCCGTGAAGTACATCAGATAAGCCAGCCCGGTGTGAATCAGGCACAGCGCCGCCAGGCAGAACCAGCCCGCGCCGTCCAAACCGGCCAGCGGGACGCCCCCCTTGACAAGCACGTAGGGAGCGAGAAAAGTGGCCGCGAGCAGCAGCTCGGCTGCAGTGGACTCGTACGGCGTGACGCCGCGCAGGAATTTGTTGGCCATGACCGCGCAGGCGTAGAAGACGGCCGCGCCGACGCCGCAGGCAATGCCGAGCAGGTCGTTCCTCCCCGCGCCGCCGCTGCCCCCCACGACGCAGGCCAGACCGCACAGCGAGACGAAGACGCAGAGGACCGTACGCCTTGCCAATTTTTCGCGCAGCAGCCACGGCGCAAGACAGAGCATGAACACGGGGGCCAGATAATAACAGACCGTGCCCGTGGCGATCGACGTCCAGCGGAACGCCTCGAAGAACAAGATCAAGTTCATGCCTATAAAAGCGCCGGCCATGAGCAGGTATCTGGCGTTAGCGCGGATCCTTTTCCACGAGAGCCCGTTGCCCGCCGCCGCGGCGAGCAGACAAAGGCCGCCGACGGCGGCGCGCAGCAGCGAGATCTGCGCCGACGAAAGCGGGACGCGGCGCGCGAACAGGCCGATGGAACCGAAGATCAGCATGGCCCCGGCCATAAGCCATTTCATTGAATTCATCAGCAGCACTTCCTTTGGCACAAGGGGCGCGAACCAGAAAAGATCGTCTCACGATACCAGAGCGAAGGGCGCGGAGGCGCCGCCGAAAAGCCGCGACGTCAAAATGCCCGTTTTTTTCGACGCAAAATGTTCCACGTGGAACATTTCCTGCGGATCATTGCGGAAACCGGGTTCGCATCGAATATTATTTTCCCTCTTTGACGTCAGACTCATTTCCGGCACAGGCAAAACGGGTGTCCGGGCGGGTTGAACAGGGTCACGAACTGGCCGCCGCCGAACTGCGCCGCGGCTTTGACCGCGCCCAGCGCTTCGGCCTTTTTCACCGCCTCCGGCAGATCCTCCACCTGAAAATCGAAATGCATCTGCTTCTGCTGTTTCCCTTTTTCCTCCGGCCACACGGGCGGCGCGTAATCTTCTTCCTCGATGAACAGGAAGACGACGACGCCCGAGCTTCTGACCGCCGGGCGGCCGAACAGCGCACACTTTTCCCAGCCCAGCAGTTCAGCGTAAAAATTTTGCAGTTCCGTTTCGTCGCCGCAGTCGACCATCACGTTGCCGAGAATCGCTTCCATGATATTGTGCTCCTTTCGTTGTCCTCAGTTTTCAGCGGCGGCGGGCGAACAGCGCGTAGCCCGACAGAGAGAGGATGATCACCAGCCCATGGACGAACCGCGTCCAGAGCCCCGTCAGGCCGGCGCTGACGATGCCGGCTTCGATGATGCCGATGACAATCGAGCCAATGAACGAGCCGTAGACCGTCCCCTGCCCGCCGTAGGCCGATGTGCCGCCCACGAAGACGGCCGCAAACACCAGCAGCATATAGCCGTCGCCCTGCGTCGGCCACCAGTTGTTCAGCTCCAGCGTCGCCAGCATCCCGGCAAAAGCCGCCAGAAAGCCCATCAGCACGAACGCGCCGACGCGCACACGCGGCACGCGGATACCCATCATCTCCGCCGTCTTGCGGTTGTCGCCGATGAACAACAGCGCCTCGCCGAACGGGCGGCGGTTCAGCAGCAACCCCAGACAGACGGCAGTCCCCACCGCCCAGAGCGCTTGAGCGGGAACGCCCCACGCGCCCAGTCGCCCCGTGAAGACCTGATAAAGCGACGTGCCGCGCACTTGCGCCAGCGGGATCGCTATGCCGTCAGAAAGCAGCAGCGCCAGACCGCGCCATAAAAACTGCGCGCCGATCGTGGCGATAATTGACGGCACACCGACAACGACGACGAGCAAGCCGTTGAACCAGCCCATCAGCGCCCCCGCCGCTAGCGCGGCGACGAACGCCGCCCACGGATCGATCCCCGCCTTCGCGTAGGCCCAGGCGAAGACGAAGGCCGCGACCGCCGACACGGACGGGAAACTCATGTCCATCTCGCCCGCGACGATCAGCAGCGTCATGCCCAACGTCAGGACCGTCGTCACGGGAATGGTGGACATAAAAGAGCGGTAAATGCGCGCGTTGCCGAACGTCACCGGGCTGGCCAGGGCAAACGTGCCCCACAGCGCCAGCAGGAGCAGCGTCACCAGCGTCTGACGGCGGTAATTACGCCAGTTCATCGCCTTCGCCTCCCATCATCAGACGGCGCATCAGACCGTCCGGCGTGACGTCATTTTTTTCCAGCACGGCGGCAACCCGCCCGCGCCCCATCAGGGCGAAGCGGTCGGCGGCGCGGTACACGTGCGCCAGCTCGTGGCTGATGAAGATGCAGCTCTTGCCAGAGTCTCGGATGCGCGCCACGAATTCCAGAACCTTCTCCACCTCCGATACGGCCAGCGCCGTGGTCGGCTCGTCGAGAACAATGATCGAGGCGTCGAAGTACATGGCTCGCGCGATGGCCAGTCCCTGACGCTCGCCGCCGGAGAGTGTCAGGGCGCTGGCGTCGGCGTACAGTCCCGCGCCCTTCAGTCCGAGGACGTCCGCCAGCAGTTTCATCGTCTCCGCCTTCTCGCGGCGGGCGTCGATGAAACCCAGCCAGTTTTTCAGCGGCCGTCCGGCGAAGACGTTGCGCCATAGCGGCTGGCGCTCGCCCAGCGAACGTTCCTGATAAACCGTCTCGATCCCCATCGTCCGCGCCTGGGCTACCGAATACGCACGGAAATCGACGGGGCGCCCATCCACGATCATCTCGCCGCGGTCGGGGCGATAGACCCCGGCCAGAATCTTGATCAGCGTGGATTTGCCCGCGCCGTTGTCGCCCAGCAACGCCAGGACCTCACCTTTTTTCAGCGCCAGCGAAGCGCCGCGCAACGCCGACACGGCGCCGAAGGACTTCCACAAACCGCGCAGCTCCACCGCGTATGGTGACGCCATTCCATTGCCTCCGTTCCAAAGGGAAATTTTCTCCATCATAACAAAAAGCGGGGAGAAAATCTCTCCCCGCCGCAAAAAAAGCTTTAACGGATACCGGCGTTCGCCAGCGGCGCGACCGCCGCGATGTTGTCTTGCGAAATATAGCCGCCGCCCGTATCGACATTCAGGCCGCCGAACTTGTATTTGGCGGTGTTGACGATCTGCAGCACCGAGAGGTAGCCCATCAGATAGGGCTGCGCTTCGGAGGTCAGGTTCAGGTAGCCGGCCTCGATGGCGCCGACAGTCGCCGGCGTCAGGCTGAAGCCCGTGGCGTAGATCTCGCCCGGCTTGACGCCCGCCGCCCGCAGGAAGTTGCCCAGCTGTCCCGTCAGTCCGCCGTGGTCGACGACGATGACCTTGCAGTCGGGATGCGACGCCAGATAACCCGACAGCACCGGCGCGCCGAGGGCCGCGTCTTTGTTGATCTCGTCGGAGATCTCAAGATAGTCCACGGTCAGTCCAGCCTTTCCGAACTCCTCCAGCAGCGCACGGGCGCGGCGTCCGCGCCCTTCGAGGCGCTTCAGTCCCCACACGAAGGCGCGGTCGCCCTGCTTCAAGCCGCCGCGGCGCAGGATCTCGCGCGCCATCTCGGCTCCCTGCCGCCAGTTGTCCGTACCGACGTAGCCAAAGCCGCGCGCCTGATACTTGCCCTGCAGACGCGGCAGCGCCGTGTCCACGCAGGTGACGATCATGCCCTTGGCGAACGCTTCGTCAATCAGCGGTTCGTAAGCGTCGTCGCCGGGATGTCCCATCACCACGAAGCCGGTGGGATTGGCCGCCAGGCCGGTCTTGAAGTTTTCGAGCATCTTTTCCGGGTTCCAGTCCGAATAGACGATCTTGAGATCGACGCCCAAATCTATGGCTGCCTGCTTGGCACCGTTGACCACCGTTGTCGCGTAAGGTTCCCCCACCGAGCCACCCGCGTCGAACCACACCGTCATGCCCTTGCCGCTCTGCGCCATCTCCGACGCACCGGCCGATCCGGCCAGCATTGCGACGGCCGCAGCCGCCAGAAACAGTTTCTTCATCGAAAAACATACCCCTTTCGTCATACAGAATATTTATATGCTTTCTGAGAGTACATCGAGCTTTTGTTTCTATCAACCGGCTGTTCATACCGTTTTCATTAAAAAAGATTAACGACTTCTTACAGCGCGCCGCTCAACCAAGCGCTTTTCGGCGAATAAAAGCTCTCTCCGCTCCCTCAGCGACAACACAGATTCGCAAACGAAGATCAAGGAAATCTTACGAGACTCGGAGCGTTCCCCCCCCTTACGATCATATCTGGAAAACAATGATAGGGATATACATCCAAGGCTGAGCTTGCTCTTGAGGCGAGTGCAGCCGTCACTTTCCCTGTTTTTTAGCATTCCATATAATAGTTATAATGGAAACGGATCGGGTACGGGATTCCCGCTTTCTCAAACTTGGCCTGAATGATCTGTTTGTTGCGGTCGCTTTCCATCTGATTAAGCGTACTGAGTATTCCATCGACTACATCAATAAACTGGGCCTGTGGAATGCCAACAGCCATTTCATCATCTTGCCAGCCAGCACGGTGGCGTGTGCCGATACACAGCACCGATACATTCATATCCTTCAGAACGTAAGGACGCGCAGTACACTCAAGGCATATCGCCTGATTGCCAATCATATTGACGTTTTTAAGCATACCGTAGTGATAAGCGTACCCTTGTACGATGCGCATAACGTTGAAGGGATTGGCAGCGATCATGACGACGTCTGATTCCACGGGCATGAGATGGAGCGCTCCGATCAGCAGACCGTATGCGTTCTCCTGCGAGTAGCACAGGCTTTCGCGGATCTCGCGGCATAAATCGGCCCCTTTGTACAGACCTAGACGATCCCAATTTTCTCCATGCGCGTTTTTAGGATCGCTTTTATCGATGCCAAGAGCGCGAGCGCCGCTCCGGCACTTGAAACTTTCGGAGCAGGCCTTGATTACGTGCCCGCGCGACGCGGCAACGATCATTTGACAGTAGTTGATGGGAGCTTTCAGCGCCAACCCTTCAAAAGAACTGCACTCTTCTTCGGTCTTGATAACCCTTATTCCCACGGGACAGCGTTTCAAATCAAGGACGCAGGAGAGAGTGGCAATGCTGTCAAGCCACTCCTGACGCATTATTCCTTGACCTGTTCGTCGCTGACGTAGAATTCAAAGACGCCAGGGAACACTGAGGAGATCTGTTTCTGGACCGTAGGGTCCCTAAAACACTCAGCAAAGGCAATAGCCCATCCAGCTGAAAGGTTCTCAGCTTTGGTAATGGCTCCCATAGGGATGTTGACCATGACGTCATCGCGAGCAATATAGCTGGAAGGATCGCCTTTAGCCGCCGACATGTGGGTAAAGAAAATACAAGCTCCTGCCATGTCGTCAAGGGTGGTAACCGTCTGAGCCTGGTCCATTTCGATAATTTTCAGTTTTTTGGGGTTGGAAAGAATGTCAGCAGTGGTGGCAAGCTGGACATCCTTGGCGACCTCGATGAGCCGTTCCTTTTCGAGAATACGAAGAGCGATGTTTTCGTTCATCGCATCATTCATGACGGCAATCCGGGCGCCTTCAGGAAATTCAGCGGAGGTCTTGTACCTCTTCGAATACAGGCCGATGCCGGTATACATGCCGTAGGGCTTTACCATGTCAAGATTGGTGTTATTGTTTTTGCTAAAGATACGGACATATTTCTTATGCTGTCCAATGGCGATGTCAACCGCACCGCTGGCGCACGCTTCGAGGACAACGGGATTGGAATCGAACATGATAAATTCGCAGTCATATCCCTTGGCGCGGAATTTGCTCTCGATGGCTTCGTAGAAAACATGGGAGATAGAGGTCCCGCCGATCTTCACAACCATACCGCTCTTTGCAAAAGCGGCCGTGCCCATAAGTGCGACAGCCAGTCCCAGTACAAGCGCAAGATAACTTTTCCTCATTGTAGTGTTTTTTCCTCCCGAGGTTCATTTTACTCTTCGATAAAGAGTGTTCCCGAAACCCTGTATGACGAGCACAAGAACTATCAGCAGAGCCACGACAAAATACATGATAACGAGGTCAAACCTCTGATATCCATAGGTAAGGGCAACCGCTCCGAGTCCGCCGGCCCCGACGGCGCCGGCCATAGCGGTGGTGTTGAGCATATTGATGAGCATAATGGTAAAGTTGGAGACGAGGGAAGGCAAAGCCTCGACCATCATGACTTTGAAGATGATCTGGAGTTTAGAGGCTCCAAAAGCTTTGGCGGCCTTGACAAGTTTAGGGTCAACAGTGCGCAGAGAGTTTTCGGTCATGCGCGTCGCAAAGGGAGTGCTGCCGATGGTGATGGCAAAGATCGCCGCTCTAACGCCGACTTTCGTGCCGATGACCATACGTGTGAGTGGCGCTATGGCGACAATGAGAATCATCATAGGAAACGAACGGACAATGTCGGTGAGTCTGCCAAGCACGGCATATATAACGGGATGGGGAGAAAGACCGTCTTTGTCAGTCAGGATAAGCACAACTCCCAAAAGGATGCCGAAGAAGATGGCAAGTACCGCCGAACCGACGACCATAACAAGCGTGTCAAGAATAGCGGGAAGAATGACGTTAGGGAAATAACGGACAAGGTTAGACCCCCGAAGCAGGTGATCCATGATTTCTGTCATTGTCAGAATCCTCGGGAAATTTTATATGCCATTCCTTCCGAGTCCAGGAAGGCTTTGCACTTCTCCAGATCTTCGGATGGAAGAGTGATGGAGACCTCGCTCACGCCGTCTCCGAGAAGACGGCGAAGTTCTTCAGGTTTATTGCGGAACATCTCTCCAACATCGCCTATAGCTGCGATGCGGCCGCTTTCAAGCACTGCCATACGCTGACAGATGCTCTCTACGACAGCCATTTCATGAGTAACCATGATGATGGTAAGACCGATTTTTTCACACAGATTTTTAAGAAGCGCAAGAATGGCCTGCGTGCTTTTCGGATCAAGCGCACTCGTGCACTCATCGCAAAGAAGGTATCTGGGTTCCATAGTAAGAGCGCGGGCAATGGCGACGCGCTGTTTCTGCCCGCCGCTGAGTTCATCAGGGCGTTTTCCAAGTTTGTCCTGTATGCTAGTCAGTTCAGCGAAGCGTTCGACACGTTCCCTGATTTCCTTTGCAGGAAAATGCCAGCATTCCATAGGAAGTGAAATATTATGGTACACATCTTTACGCGAGACAAGCGAAAAGTTCTGAAAGATCATGCCTATTTTTCTGCGAAACCCTCGCATGGCCTCTTCATTCAATTCTTCGAGCCTAATGCCATCAATACAAATAGAACCACTATCGTATTTGGAAAGCCCGATAAGGCAGTCAAGGAGAGTAGATTTGCCTACTCCGCTGGGCCCCACAAGGCCGAAAACTTCATTGTTGGCAATGGTAAGGCTGACATCTTTCAGGACGTGCAGATCATCAAAATGTTTATTTACATTCGTAATCTCGATCATTTGCTTTGATGCGCCCCTTGACATGTGAAAAAACAGAAATGACGCCGCTATCGACGGATTTTATCTCTGCGCGAAAATTCTCGACGCAAATAACTTCTAGCGATGTTTTTCAAAAAATGGCAAGAACAAGCCGCTCAACAGATCTATACGATTCTTCGATTTTATAGACTTTATGAGTCTACATTGGGAGCAGTTTTCTGTCAACCGCCCGCTTGGCGGCGCGCGGACGAAACAAGCTCTCCCCGATCCGCGTCGCGGGACCGGGGAGAGCTTGTTGTTTCGAAAGCGTCCGCCGATTTACGGCTTGAGGCGGTAGATGGTTCTGGGGAACGGAATGACTTCGCGGATGTGGGGCAGGCCGCAGATCCAGGTGATGGTGCGTTCGAGGCCGATGCCGAAGCCGCTGTGGGGCACGGACCCGAATTTGCGCAGGTCGAGGTACCAGTCGTAGTCGGCGGGGTTCATCTTCAGCTCTTTCATGCGGTTCAGCAGCCGGTCGTAATCCTCTTCGCGCTGCGAACCGCCGATGATCTCGCCGTAGCCTTCGGGCGCGAGCAGGTCGGAGCAGACCACGGTCTCGCCGTTGTCTTCGGGGTTGGCTTTCATGTAAAACGCCTTGGCGTCTTTGGGGTAGTTCTCGACGAAGACGGGGCGGTCGTACTGCCGGGTGAGGACGGTCTCGTCGTCGGCGCCGAGGTCGTCGCCGAATTCGATGTCGCTGCCCAGTTCGTTGAGTTTCTTGACGGCGTCGCGGTAGTCGAGGTGGTAGAACGGGCCGGCGACGACTTTTTCAAGCGGCTCGACGTCGCGTTCGAGCACGGCCAGCTCTTTTTCGCAATGGGCGAGCACGTTCTTCACCGTGTCGACGACCAGGTCTTCCTGAAGCTGCATGTTCATCTTGTTGTCGTAGAAGGCCATTTCCGGCTCGAGCATCCAGAACTCGGTGAGGTGACGGCGGGTCTTCGATTTTTCGGCGCGGAAGGTGGGGCCGAAGCAGTAAACTTTGCCGAAGGCCATGGCCGCGGCTTCGGCATAGAGCTGCCCGGTCTGGGCCAGATAGGCTTTCTGGTCGAAGTAATCGAGCTCGAACAGTCCGTCGGCGCCTTCGCCGATCGAGCCGGTGAGGATGGGGCTGTCCATGAGCATGAAGCCGCGGTCGTGAAAGAACTTGCGCCAGCTCCAGATGATCTCGTTGCGGATCTTCATCAACGCGTTCTGGCGGCTGGAGCGCAGCCAGAGATGGCGAGTATCGAGCAGGAAATCGATGCCGTGGTCCTTCTTGCCGATCGGATACTCTTCGCTGGGGTTCTGAAGGATCTTCAGGTCGGTCACGGTCAGCTCCACGCCGGAAGGCGCGCGGCTGTCGGTACGCACGACGCCGGTCGCTTCGAGACTGGCCTCGAGCCAGAGCCCTTTGGCGGCTTCGAACTGTCCGTCGGGAACTTCGCCCTTGACCATCACGCCCTGAACGGTTCCCGAGCCGTCGCGAAGCTGGAGGAAGTGAATCTTTCCCGAACTGCGCTTGTTGTACATCCAGCCTTTCACGCAGACGCTCTCGCCTGTATGATCTTTCAGATCTTTGATGTATACCCACGGTGCTGCCATTGCCATCAGCCTCCTACGCTGAATATTTTCGTCCGCTGACTATTATCCCACGAAAGGGCGAAAAAATTTCAAAAAAATCGCTCCACTTTATCTTGCATATGATACACTATTGCCTGGCATTTGAGACGCGGCCGGGACATTTTTTCAGGGGGAAAATTTGTCTCTTTTTTCTTTTTTGGCACGCCAAGGGACAATCGCTGTGGCCGAAAAGCGGTTTTACGACGTCCGCCGCTTGCGGCCGAAACGCCGTTTTTCATGCGGCGGAGTTCTTCCCGCAGGTCTTCTTATGCCTTTCACGGCGAATTCATGAAAGTTCGAAGGATTTTTTCGGGAGGGGTATTTCCATGGCAGAGAAATTGAGACTGGAAGACGTTATTGCGGCTCACTGGTCGGCGCCTCGGCAGATGGCATGGTACGAAGG is from Pyramidobacter piscolens W5455 and encodes:
- a CDS encoding methionine ABC transporter ATP-binding protein, whose translation is MIEITNVNKHFDDLHVLKDVSLTIANNEVFGLVGPSGVGKSTLLDCLIGLSKYDSGSICIDGIRLEELNEEAMRGFRRKIGMIFQNFSLVSRKDVYHNISLPMECWHFPAKEIRERVERFAELTSIQDKLGKRPDELSGGQKQRVAIARALTMEPRYLLCDECTSALDPKSTQAILALLKNLCEKIGLTIIMVTHEMAVVESICQRMAVLESGRIAAIGDVGEMFRNKPEELRRLLGDGVSEVSITLPSEDLEKCKAFLDSEGMAYKISRGF
- the asnS gene encoding asparagine--tRNA ligase produces the protein MAAPWVYIKDLKDHTGESVCVKGWMYNKRSSGKIHFLQLRDGSGTVQGVMVKGEVPDGQFEAAKGLWLEASLEATGVVRTDSRAPSGVELTVTDLKILQNPSEEYPIGKKDHGIDFLLDTRHLWLRSSRQNALMKIRNEIIWSWRKFFHDRGFMLMDSPILTGSIGEGADGLFELDYFDQKAYLAQTGQLYAEAAAMAFGKVYCFGPTFRAEKSKTRRHLTEFWMLEPEMAFYDNKMNMQLQEDLVVDTVKNVLAHCEKELAVLERDVEPLEKVVAGPFYHLDYRDAVKKLNELGSDIEFGDDLGADDETVLTRQYDRPVFVENYPKDAKAFYMKANPEDNGETVVCSDLLAPEGYGEIIGGSQREEDYDRLLNRMKELKMNPADYDWYLDLRKFGSVPHSGFGIGLERTITWICGLPHIREVIPFPRTIYRLKP
- a CDS encoding ATP-binding cassette domain-containing protein is translated as MASPYAVELRGLWKSFGAVSALRGASLALKKGEVLALLGDNGAGKSTLIKILAGVYRPDRGEMIVDGRPVDFRAYSVAQARTMGIETVYQERSLGERQPLWRNVFAGRPLKNWLGFIDARREKAETMKLLADVLGLKGAGLYADASALTLSGGERQGLAIARAMYFDASIIVLDEPTTALAVSEVEKVLEFVARIRDSGKSCIFISHELAHVYRAADRFALMGRGRVAAVLEKNDVTPDGLMRRLMMGGEGDELA
- a CDS encoding substrate-binding domain-containing protein → MKKLFLAAAAVAMLAGSAGASEMAQSGKGMTVWFDAGGSVGEPYATTVVNGAKQAAIDLGVDLKIVYSDWNPEKMLENFKTGLAANPTGFVVMGHPGDDAYEPLIDEAFAKGMIVTCVDTALPRLQGKYQARGFGYVGTDNWRQGAEMAREILRRGGLKQGDRAFVWGLKRLEGRGRRARALLEEFGKAGLTVDYLEISDEINKDAALGAPVLSGYLASHPDCKVIVVDHGGLTGQLGNFLRAAGVKPGEIYATGFSLTPATVGAIEAGYLNLTSEAQPYLMGYLSVLQIVNTAKYKFGGLNVDTGGGYISQDNIAAVAPLANAGIR
- a CDS encoding DMT family transporter, whose protein sequence is MNSMKWLMAGAMLIFGSIGLFARRVPLSSAQISLLRAAVGGLCLLAAAAGNGLSWKRIRANARYLLMAGAFIGMNLILFFEAFRWTSIATGTVCYYLAPVFMLCLAPWLLREKLARRTVLCVFVSLCGLACVVGGSGGAGRNDLLGIACGVGAAVFYACAVMANKFLRGVTPYESTAAELLLAATFLAPYVLVKGGVPLAGLDGAGWFCLAALCLIHTGLAYLMYFTALRRLPAQTTAALSYIDPLSAILMSWLILGESMTPLQLAGGALILGATFLNEMKKD
- a CDS encoding DUF169 domain-containing protein is translated as MRQEWLDSIATLSCVLDLKRCPVGIRVIKTEEECSSFEGLALKAPINYCQMIVAASRGHVIKACSESFKCRSGARALGIDKSDPKNAHGENWDRLGLYKGADLCREIRESLCYSQENAYGLLIGALHLMPVESDVVMIAANPFNVMRIVQGYAYHYGMLKNVNMIGNQAICLECTARPYVLKDMNVSVLCIGTRHRAGWQDDEMAVGIPQAQFIDVVDGILSTLNQMESDRNKQIIQAKFEKAGIPYPIRFHYNYYMEC
- a CDS encoding VOC family protein; translated protein: MEAILGNVMVDCGDETELQNFYAELLGWEKCALFGRPAVRSSGVVVFLFIEEEDYAPPVWPEEKGKQQKQMHFDFQVEDLPEAVKKAEALGAVKAAAQFGGGQFVTLFNPPGHPFCLCRK
- a CDS encoding MetQ/NlpA family ABC transporter substrate-binding protein, which produces MRKSYLALVLGLAVALMGTAAFAKSGMVVKIGGTSISHVFYEAIESKFRAKGYDCEFIMFDSNPVVLEACASGAVDIAIGQHKKYVRIFSKNNNTNLDMVKPYGMYTGIGLYSKRYKTSAEFPEGARIAVMNDAMNENIALRILEKERLIEVAKDVQLATTADILSNPKKLKIIEMDQAQTVTTLDDMAGACIFFTHMSAAKGDPSSYIARDDVMVNIPMGAITKAENLSAGWAIAFAECFRDPTVQKQISSVFPGVFEFYVSDEQVKE
- a CDS encoding methionine ABC transporter permease, which encodes MTEIMDHLLRGSNLVRYFPNVILPAILDTLVMVVGSAVLAIFFGILLGVVLILTDKDGLSPHPVIYAVLGRLTDIVRSFPMMILIVAIAPLTRMVIGTKVGVRAAIFAITIGSTPFATRMTENSLRTVDPKLVKAAKAFGASKLQIIFKVMMVEALPSLVSNFTIMLINMLNTTAMAGAVGAGGLGAVALTYGYQRFDLVIMYFVVALLIVLVLVIQGFGNTLYRRVK
- a CDS encoding ABC transporter permease gives rise to the protein MNWRNYRRQTLVTLLLLALWGTFALASPVTFGNARIYRSFMSTIPVTTVLTLGMTLLIVAGEMDMSFPSVSAVAAFVFAWAYAKAGIDPWAAFVAALAAGALMGWFNGLLVVVVGVPSIIATIGAQFLWRGLALLLSDGIAIPLAQVRGTSLYQVFTGRLGAWGVPAQALWAVGTAVCLGLLLNRRPFGEALLFIGDNRKTAEMMGIRVPRVRVGAFVLMGFLAAFAGMLATLELNNWWPTQGDGYMLLVFAAVFVGGTSAYGGQGTVYGSFIGSIVIGIIEAGIVSAGLTGLWTRFVHGLVIILSLSGYALFARRR
- a CDS encoding M20 metallopeptidase family protein translates to MKKPDFNARAKELESAIVAWRRHFHSFPELSFDEVKTSDYIAAALTEMGCENVAVGTRGRPTGVIADIAGGLPGRRVALRADIDALPIAEETGLPFSSRHLGVMHACGHDGHMAMLLGAVRMLCEVKTQLHGSVRLIFQPSEESAEFVQGARAVVEDGRALDGVDAIFGVHLWSPLPPGVLGWRAGPMMACSDSWTVKLHGQGGHGASPHQTHDPTVAAAQLICALQTFVSRELDPLKSAVLSAGVMKAGGAFNVIPSEAELIGTARSFEPQISRDCEAFIRRMAENIGAAFRCTAELDYRRNLPPTANDPAMAHLGAETGREIFGADMVREVPPTMGGEDFSFYLEKVPGAFFFIGCGDAAKGTDWPHHHCKFTIDESQLRKGAAFEAACAWAFLDQ